One Camelina sativa cultivar DH55 chromosome 3, Cs, whole genome shotgun sequence genomic window carries:
- the LOC104758428 gene encoding ankyrin repeat and zinc finger domain-containing protein 1-like: MATTGAAAATATATEIGNAEIKQPRSIFDLPADFFDSCRLSNPSETQSSTWLIPVPPAEEEKKKKKDGVILDRWTCNTCKIDFSSLQDQRSHFKSDLHRLNIKLSVAGKPILREEDVDELTSESVQDYDVSSISGSEDEAETRHTLHFDPQKGIDKKKLFIRLQTGDKVSIWKSLIMDEAEMVNDIGSSSIDDFGRSLGEIEVTERLRNLIPENTDHRQMSVVLLASGGHFAGTVFNGKSVVAHKTFHRYVVRAKAGKKQSTKDGSGGRSIHSAGASLRRYNELALKKDIQELLASWKPYFDGAACVFVHAPSSSRQLLFNGGKPYFSSQNCAVRNVPFTIRRPTFKESQRIYNQLTQIAYVIEEIFINQPEDTKASTVVHTHYEDPGETSRNEEPNETSSTNVILEEPNRIEEDLGDGVTGTSTPLHEAAKSGDFEKVLELLEEGMDPCAKDERGRTPYMLANEKEVRNTFRRFMASNLEKWNWHDAKVPSPLTKEMEESQAAKQAEKDAKQKARAKELKKLRRAREKKAQAEAAQAEKEKPISKVEEVRRAMAAQREKRAAAAERRMASLNIQSSSTTT, encoded by the exons TCAAACAGCCTCGATCGATATTTGACTTGCCGGCCGATTTCTTTGACTCGTGTCGGTTGTCAAATCCTTCGGAGACTCAATCGTCGACGTGGTTAATACCAGTACCACCcgcggaggaggagaagaagaagaagaaggacggcGTGATTCTGGATAGATGGACCTGTAATACTTGTAAAATtgacttctcttctcttcaagaTCAACGCTCCCACTTCAAATCCGATCTTCATCGCCTTAAC ATCAAGCTGAGTGTTGCTGGCAAGCCtattttgagagaagaagatgttgatgagTTGACGTCTGAATCTGTCCAAGACTACGATGTCTCTAGTATATCAGGATCAGAAGACGAAGCTGAGACTAGACACACACTCCACTTTGATCCTCAAAAGGGTATTGATAAAAAGAAGCTTTTTATTCGTCTTCAAACTGGTGACAAAGTTTCCATCTGGAAAAGCTTAATCATGGACGAGGCTGAAATGGTGAATGACATTGGATCTTCTTCTATCGATGATTTTGGGAGGAGCTTGGGCGAGATTGAAGTCACTGAGAGGTTGAGAAATTTGATTCCAGAGAATACGGATCACAGGCAAATGTCTGTCGTGTTGCTTGCTAGTGGTGGCCACTTTGCCGGTACTGTCTTTAATGGAAAGTCGGTTGTGGCTCATAAGACATTCCACAG GTATGTTGTAAGAGCCAAGGCTGGTAAAAAGCAGTCCACAAAAGATGGAAGCGGCGGGAGGAGTATACACTCTGCCGGAGCCTCACTTCGTCGTTACAACGAACTTGCTTTAAAAAAG GATATTCAAGAGCTGCTTGCTAGCTGGAAGCCTTATTTTGATGGTGCTGCTTGTGTTTTTGTTCATGCTCCCTCAAGCAGTAGGCAATTACTTTTCAATGGAGGCAAACCGTACTTTAGCAGCCAAAACTGTGCTGTACGAAACGTTCCATTTACTATCCGGCGGCCAACCTTCAAGGAATCACAGCGTATATATAATCAGTTGACTCAGATTGCATATGTAATTGAGgagatttttattaatcaacCAGAAGACACCAAAGCCAGTACAGTGGTGCATACCCATTATGAGGATCCTGGCGAAACCTCAAGAAACGAAGAGCCCAATGAAACTTCTTCTACTAACGTAATCTTAGAGGAACCAAATCGTATAGAAGAGGATCTCGGGGATGGAGTTACTGGTACGTCAACTCCCTTGCATGAAGCTGCTAAATCTGGTGATTTTGAAAAAGTTCTGGAGTTATTGGAGGAGGGTATGGATCCTTGTGCTAAGGATGAAAGAGGCAGAACGCCGTACATGCTTGCAAATGAGAAGGAAGTGAGAAACACTTTTAGACGGTTTATGGCATCAAACCTTGAAAAGTGGAATTGGCATGATGCTAAAGTACCCAGCCCGCTCACCAAAGAGATGGAGGAATCTCAAGCTGCCAAGCAG GCAGAAAAAGACGCCAAGCAGAAAGCAAGAGCAAAAGAGTTGAAGAAACTACGCAGAGCCCGAGAAAAGAAGGCTCAA GCCGAAGCTGCGCAGGCTGAGAAAGAGAAGCCGATCTCTAAAGTG GAGGAAGTGAGGAGAGCAATGGCAGCCCAGAGGGAAAAGAGAGCAGCCGCTGCAGAAAGACGGATGGCGTCACTTAACATTCAAAGCAGTTCAACGACAACATAA
- the LOC104758435 gene encoding ribosomal lysine N-methyltransferase set10 isoform X1 gives MAISEEEAKLERFLEWLQVNGAELRGCNIKYSDSRKGFGIFASSSSTQASDAFWKMSDVLLVVPLDLAITPMRVLQDPLLGPECQKMFQQGQVDDRFLMILFLTLERLRINSSWKPYLDMLPTRFGNPLWFSDVDILELKGTNLYHATELQKKKLMSLYHEKVEPLVKQLLILDGDSQSEVSSEHFLWANSVFWSRALNIPLPHSFVFPQSQEDVGEYLSTSHTPETDQVSSNVEKDIQAQVPGATSLGPGDTVWVEGLVPGIDFCNHDLKPAATWEVDGTGLVSSVPFSMYLLSVAQQCIPNKEVSISYGNKGNEELLYLYGFVIENNPDDYLMVHYPVEAIPSIPFSDTKGQLLEAQKAQLRCLLPKSALNHGFFPQTTSKIRESDEKETVRYCSFSWSGQRKMPSYMNKLVFPEDFMTGLRTIAMQEEEIYKVSAMLEELVESRPDEQPSETEVRMAIWEACGDSGAFQLLVDLLNAKMMKLEENSGTEEQDARLLEEACCDEEPSRDWDGRRMSRNKWSSVVYRRGQKQLTRLFLKEAEHALHLALSSSDHH, from the exons ATGGCGatttcagaagaagaagcgaaaCTCGAAAGGTTCCTAGAATGGCTTCAG GTGAATGGAGCTGAATTAAGAGGCTGCAACATCAAATATTCTGACTCCCGAAAAGGATTTGGCATATTCGCCTCAAGCTCCTCCACTCAAGCTTCCGATG CTTTTTGGAAAATGTCAGATGTCTTGCTTGTTGTGCCGCTTGATTTGGCCATTACCCCTATGAGAGTTCTTCAAGACCCTCTCCTCGGCCCAGAGTGTCAGAAAATGTTCCAACAAGGACAAGTCGATGACCGGTTTCTCATGATTTTGTTCCTCACTCTCGAGCGTCTTCGAATCAATTCTTCCTGGAAGCC GTATCTTGATATGCTCCCTACTCGATTTGGCAATCCTCTTTGGTTTTCTGATGTTGACATCCTCGAGCTCAAGGGGACAAACTTGTATCACGCAACCGAGTTACAG aagaagaagttgatgtCGCTTTACCATGAGAAGGTGGAACCCCTGGTGAAACAGCTTCTTATTTTGGATGGTGATTCCCAAAG CGAGGTCTCCTCTGAACACTTCCTCTG GGCAAATTCTGTATTCTGGAGTCGTGCCTTGAACATTCCTCTTCCACATTCTTTCGTGTTTCCACAAAGCCAGGAGGATGTCGGGGAATACCTATCAACAAGTCATACCCCTGAAACGGACCAAGTTAGTTCTAATGTGGAAAAAG ATATTCAGGCTCAAGTCCCTGGCGCTACATCTCTCGGACCCGGCGATACTGTGTGGGTTGAGGGACTTGTTCCTGGCATTGACTTTTGCAACCATG ATTTGAAGCCTGCGGCGACTTGGGAAGTTGATGGGACCGGATTGGTATCTAGTGTTCCTTTCTCCATGTACCTTCTCTCGG TTGCACAACAGTGTATCCCAAACAAGGAGGTCTCGATCAGCTATGGTAACAAAGGAAATGAG GAGCTTCTTTACCTGTATGGATTTGTGATAGAGAATAATCCAGATGATTATCTCATG GTTCATTATCCTGTTGAGGCGATTCCGAGTATTCCTTTTTCTGATACCAAAGGGCAGCTTCTTGAAGCTCAG AAAGCTCAACTCCGGTGCCTCCTGCCAAAATCGGCCTTGAATCATGGGTTCTTCCCACAGACCACATCAAAAATTAGAGAAAGTGATGAGAAGGAAACAGTGAGATACTGTAGTTTCAGTTGGTCTGGGCAGCGTAAGATGCCCTCATATATGAACAAACTAGTTTTCCCAGAAGATTTTATGACTGGCTTAAGGACCATTGCcatgcaagaagaagagatttacAAGGTCTCAGCTATGCTTGAAGAG CTTGTAGAGTCGAGACCAGACGAGCAACCTTCTGAAACTGAGGTCAGGATGGCCATATGGGAAGCATGCGGGGATTCTGGAGCTTTCCAGTTACTTGTGGATCTCCTTAATGCAAA GATGATGAAGCTGGAAGAGAATTCGGGCACTGAAGAACAAGATGCTAGGCTCCTTGAGGAGGCATGCTGCGATGAAGAGCCGAG TAGGGACTGGGATGGGAGAAGGATGAGCAGAAACAAGTGGTCAAGTGTAGTGTACCGTAGAGGACAGAAGCAGCTCACAAGACTGTTCTTGAAGGAGGCAGAGCATGCCCTTCACTTAGCACTCTCCTCCTCTGACCACCATTAA
- the LOC104758435 gene encoding ribosomal lysine N-methyltransferase set10 isoform X2 yields the protein MAISEEEAKLERFLEWLQVNGAELRGCNIKYSDSRKGFGIFASSSSTQASDAFWKMSDVLLVVPLDLAITPMRVLQDPLLGPECQKMFQQGQVDDRFLMILFLTLERLRINSSWKPYLDMLPTRFGNPLWFSDVDILELKGTNLYHATELQKKKLMSLYHEKVEPLVKQLLILDGDSQSEVSSEHFLWANSVFWSRALNIPLPHSFVFPQSQEDVGEYLSTSHTPETDQVSSNVEKDIQAQVPGATSLGPGDTVWVEGLVPGIDFCNHDLKPAATWEVDGTGLVSSVPFSMYLLSVAQQCIPNKEVSISYGNKGNEELLYLYGFVIENNPDDYLMVHYPVEAIPSIPFSDTKGQLLEAQKAQLRCLLPKSALNHGFFPQTTSKIRESDEKETVRYCSFSWSGQRKMPSYMNKLVFPEDFMTGLRTIAMQEEEIYKVSAMLEELVESRPDEQPSETEVRMAIWEACGDSGAFQLLVDLLNAKMMKLEENSGTEEQDARLLEEACCDEEPRDWDGRRMSRNKWSSVVYRRGQKQLTRLFLKEAEHALHLALSSSDHH from the exons ATGGCGatttcagaagaagaagcgaaaCTCGAAAGGTTCCTAGAATGGCTTCAG GTGAATGGAGCTGAATTAAGAGGCTGCAACATCAAATATTCTGACTCCCGAAAAGGATTTGGCATATTCGCCTCAAGCTCCTCCACTCAAGCTTCCGATG CTTTTTGGAAAATGTCAGATGTCTTGCTTGTTGTGCCGCTTGATTTGGCCATTACCCCTATGAGAGTTCTTCAAGACCCTCTCCTCGGCCCAGAGTGTCAGAAAATGTTCCAACAAGGACAAGTCGATGACCGGTTTCTCATGATTTTGTTCCTCACTCTCGAGCGTCTTCGAATCAATTCTTCCTGGAAGCC GTATCTTGATATGCTCCCTACTCGATTTGGCAATCCTCTTTGGTTTTCTGATGTTGACATCCTCGAGCTCAAGGGGACAAACTTGTATCACGCAACCGAGTTACAG aagaagaagttgatgtCGCTTTACCATGAGAAGGTGGAACCCCTGGTGAAACAGCTTCTTATTTTGGATGGTGATTCCCAAAG CGAGGTCTCCTCTGAACACTTCCTCTG GGCAAATTCTGTATTCTGGAGTCGTGCCTTGAACATTCCTCTTCCACATTCTTTCGTGTTTCCACAAAGCCAGGAGGATGTCGGGGAATACCTATCAACAAGTCATACCCCTGAAACGGACCAAGTTAGTTCTAATGTGGAAAAAG ATATTCAGGCTCAAGTCCCTGGCGCTACATCTCTCGGACCCGGCGATACTGTGTGGGTTGAGGGACTTGTTCCTGGCATTGACTTTTGCAACCATG ATTTGAAGCCTGCGGCGACTTGGGAAGTTGATGGGACCGGATTGGTATCTAGTGTTCCTTTCTCCATGTACCTTCTCTCGG TTGCACAACAGTGTATCCCAAACAAGGAGGTCTCGATCAGCTATGGTAACAAAGGAAATGAG GAGCTTCTTTACCTGTATGGATTTGTGATAGAGAATAATCCAGATGATTATCTCATG GTTCATTATCCTGTTGAGGCGATTCCGAGTATTCCTTTTTCTGATACCAAAGGGCAGCTTCTTGAAGCTCAG AAAGCTCAACTCCGGTGCCTCCTGCCAAAATCGGCCTTGAATCATGGGTTCTTCCCACAGACCACATCAAAAATTAGAGAAAGTGATGAGAAGGAAACAGTGAGATACTGTAGTTTCAGTTGGTCTGGGCAGCGTAAGATGCCCTCATATATGAACAAACTAGTTTTCCCAGAAGATTTTATGACTGGCTTAAGGACCATTGCcatgcaagaagaagagatttacAAGGTCTCAGCTATGCTTGAAGAG CTTGTAGAGTCGAGACCAGACGAGCAACCTTCTGAAACTGAGGTCAGGATGGCCATATGGGAAGCATGCGGGGATTCTGGAGCTTTCCAGTTACTTGTGGATCTCCTTAATGCAAA GATGATGAAGCTGGAAGAGAATTCGGGCACTGAAGAACAAGATGCTAGGCTCCTTGAGGAGGCATGCTGCGATGAAGAGCCGAG GGACTGGGATGGGAGAAGGATGAGCAGAAACAAGTGGTCAAGTGTAGTGTACCGTAGAGGACAGAAGCAGCTCACAAGACTGTTCTTGAAGGAGGCAGAGCATGCCCTTCACTTAGCACTCTCCTCCTCTGACCACCATTAA
- the LOC104758435 gene encoding ribosomal lysine N-methyltransferase set10 isoform X3, which produces MAISEEEAKLERFLEWLQVNGAELRGCNIKYSDSRKGFGIFASSSSTQASDDVLLVVPLDLAITPMRVLQDPLLGPECQKMFQQGQVDDRFLMILFLTLERLRINSSWKPYLDMLPTRFGNPLWFSDVDILELKGTNLYHATELQKKKLMSLYHEKVEPLVKQLLILDGDSQSEVSSEHFLWANSVFWSRALNIPLPHSFVFPQSQEDVGEYLSTSHTPETDQVSSNVEKDIQAQVPGATSLGPGDTVWVEGLVPGIDFCNHDLKPAATWEVDGTGLVSSVPFSMYLLSVAQQCIPNKEVSISYGNKGNEELLYLYGFVIENNPDDYLMVHYPVEAIPSIPFSDTKGQLLEAQKAQLRCLLPKSALNHGFFPQTTSKIRESDEKETVRYCSFSWSGQRKMPSYMNKLVFPEDFMTGLRTIAMQEEEIYKVSAMLEELVESRPDEQPSETEVRMAIWEACGDSGAFQLLVDLLNAKMMKLEENSGTEEQDARLLEEACCDEEPSRDWDGRRMSRNKWSSVVYRRGQKQLTRLFLKEAEHALHLALSSSDHH; this is translated from the exons ATGGCGatttcagaagaagaagcgaaaCTCGAAAGGTTCCTAGAATGGCTTCAG GTGAATGGAGCTGAATTAAGAGGCTGCAACATCAAATATTCTGACTCCCGAAAAGGATTTGGCATATTCGCCTCAAGCTCCTCCACTCAAGCTTCCGATG ATGTCTTGCTTGTTGTGCCGCTTGATTTGGCCATTACCCCTATGAGAGTTCTTCAAGACCCTCTCCTCGGCCCAGAGTGTCAGAAAATGTTCCAACAAGGACAAGTCGATGACCGGTTTCTCATGATTTTGTTCCTCACTCTCGAGCGTCTTCGAATCAATTCTTCCTGGAAGCC GTATCTTGATATGCTCCCTACTCGATTTGGCAATCCTCTTTGGTTTTCTGATGTTGACATCCTCGAGCTCAAGGGGACAAACTTGTATCACGCAACCGAGTTACAG aagaagaagttgatgtCGCTTTACCATGAGAAGGTGGAACCCCTGGTGAAACAGCTTCTTATTTTGGATGGTGATTCCCAAAG CGAGGTCTCCTCTGAACACTTCCTCTG GGCAAATTCTGTATTCTGGAGTCGTGCCTTGAACATTCCTCTTCCACATTCTTTCGTGTTTCCACAAAGCCAGGAGGATGTCGGGGAATACCTATCAACAAGTCATACCCCTGAAACGGACCAAGTTAGTTCTAATGTGGAAAAAG ATATTCAGGCTCAAGTCCCTGGCGCTACATCTCTCGGACCCGGCGATACTGTGTGGGTTGAGGGACTTGTTCCTGGCATTGACTTTTGCAACCATG ATTTGAAGCCTGCGGCGACTTGGGAAGTTGATGGGACCGGATTGGTATCTAGTGTTCCTTTCTCCATGTACCTTCTCTCGG TTGCACAACAGTGTATCCCAAACAAGGAGGTCTCGATCAGCTATGGTAACAAAGGAAATGAG GAGCTTCTTTACCTGTATGGATTTGTGATAGAGAATAATCCAGATGATTATCTCATG GTTCATTATCCTGTTGAGGCGATTCCGAGTATTCCTTTTTCTGATACCAAAGGGCAGCTTCTTGAAGCTCAG AAAGCTCAACTCCGGTGCCTCCTGCCAAAATCGGCCTTGAATCATGGGTTCTTCCCACAGACCACATCAAAAATTAGAGAAAGTGATGAGAAGGAAACAGTGAGATACTGTAGTTTCAGTTGGTCTGGGCAGCGTAAGATGCCCTCATATATGAACAAACTAGTTTTCCCAGAAGATTTTATGACTGGCTTAAGGACCATTGCcatgcaagaagaagagatttacAAGGTCTCAGCTATGCTTGAAGAG CTTGTAGAGTCGAGACCAGACGAGCAACCTTCTGAAACTGAGGTCAGGATGGCCATATGGGAAGCATGCGGGGATTCTGGAGCTTTCCAGTTACTTGTGGATCTCCTTAATGCAAA GATGATGAAGCTGGAAGAGAATTCGGGCACTGAAGAACAAGATGCTAGGCTCCTTGAGGAGGCATGCTGCGATGAAGAGCCGAG TAGGGACTGGGATGGGAGAAGGATGAGCAGAAACAAGTGGTCAAGTGTAGTGTACCGTAGAGGACAGAAGCAGCTCACAAGACTGTTCTTGAAGGAGGCAGAGCATGCCCTTCACTTAGCACTCTCCTCCTCTGACCACCATTAA
- the LOC104758454 gene encoding SPX domain-containing membrane protein At4g22990-like, which translates to MVAFGKRLKESQIQEWKEYYIDYKFIKKKVNQFKPQVDDDVGTQDHSSVLKGFCRIMDNQIEKVVLFLLEQQGLLGHRLSSLGQQRNAVFQQNNICELEQGYRQVGHDLLRLLCFLEMNAIGIRKILKKIDKHFYYKFTDYYVRTRSNHPYSQLQQVFKQVGVGAVAGSVSRNLAALQDHQGIHTSIYDQSVLSNPDAMVDSINAAVRKLSNSTSFLDFLGKHALIILEDSPSLQDPVAEENFHFLSLFLNLVNAFLYMVNTYIVVPTADSYSLSLGAAATVCGVVIGSMAVAQLFSSIYFSAWSNRSYLKPLLFSSIVLIFGNAFYALAYDMNSIVLLLLGRLFCGLGSARVINRRYISDCVPLKLRMKASAGFVSASALGMACGPALACFFQTNFKICNLTFNENTLPGWFMASAWLVFLLLLWIYFKEPEREDVVPQKGPSTSSLGTLDENIAAPLLLKCEAKQKTIYEDENCEEDRKPVNSIISAYRLLPPSVKVQLFVYFMLKYAMEILVAESSVITSYYFSWQTNAVAIFLACLGLTVLPVNVIVGHHFSNMFEER; encoded by the exons ATGGTTGCCTTTGGGAAGAGGTTGAAAGAAAGCCAGATTCAAGAATGGAAAga ATATTATATCGACTACaaatttataaagaagaaggtgaaccaATTTAAGCCGcaagttgatgatgatgttggtacCCAAGATCATAGTTCTGTGCTCAAGGGTTTCTGTAGAATTATGGATAATCag atTGAAAAGGTTGTCTTGTTTCTTCTGGAACAACAAGGACTGCTCGGACACAGATTATCATCTCTTGGACAACAACGCAATGCAGTTTTTCAGCAAAACAACATATGCGAGCTTGAACAAGGATACAGACAAGTAGGACATGATCTGTTGCGGCTACTCTGTTTCCTTGAGATGAACGCCATTGGTATCCGTAAGATCCTGAAGAAAATTGATAAGCATTTTTACTACAAATTCACAGACTACTACGTCAGAACTCGTTCAAATCACCCTTACTCTCAGCTACAACAAGTCTTCAAGCAAGTG ggtGTTGGAGCTGTTGCTGGGTCTGTTTCTCGCAATCTTGCAGCACTTCAGGACCACCAAGGGATCCATACTTCAATATATGACCAATCTGTTTTATCTAACCCG GATGCTATGGTTGATTCTATCAATGCTGCTGTTAGGAAGCTATCAAACTCAACAAGCTTTCTGGATTTCCTCGGGAAACATGCGTTAATCATATTGGAAGACTCGCCTTCTCTTCAAGATCCTGTTGCTGaggaaaattttcattttctgtcCCTGTTCCTGAATTTGGTTAACGCTTTTCTGTATATGGTAAACACCTACATCGTAGTCCCTACGGCGGATAGTTACTCGCTTAGCCTTGGAGCTGCAGCAACTGTTTGCGGTGTGGTGATTGGCTCCATGGCAGTTGCTCAACTGTTTTCTTCAATCTATTTCAGTGCATGGTCAAACAGATCTTACCTTAAGCCGCTTTTGTTTAGCAGCATTGTTCTTATCTTTGGCAACGCATTTTACGCCTTGGCCTATGATATGAACTCTATTGTACTTCTTCTGCTCGGTCGCCTCTTCTGTGG GTTAGGCTCTGCAAGGGTAATAAATAGGCGTTATATAAGTGACTGTGTGCCACTCAAGCTTAGAATGAAGGCTTCTGCTGGATTTGTTAGTGCAAGTGCGCTAGGAATGGCATGTGGTCCAGCCCTTGCCTGCTTCTTTCAAACTAACTTCAAGATTTGCAATCTCACCTTCAACGAGAATACATTACCGGGTTGGTTCATGGCGTCGGCGTGGCTGGTATTCTTGCTCTTGTTATGGATATACTTTAAAGAACCTGAGAGAGAGGATGTTGTGCCACAGAAAG GGCCTTCAACTTCAAGTTTAGgtactttggatgaaaatatTGCGGCGCCTTTGCTCTTGAAATGTGAAGCTAAACAAAAGACCATTTATGAGGATGAGAATTGTGAAGAAGACCGAAAGCCAGTAAATTCAATTATCTCAGCATACCGGTTGCTTCCACCTTCAGTAAAA GTTCAGCTATTTGTCTACTTCATGCTCAAATATGCGATGGAGATCTTGGTAGCTGAAAGCAGCGTCATCACTAGTTATTACTTTTCCTGGCAAACCAACGCAGTTGCAATCTTTCTTGCTTGCCTCGGCCTAACGGTGCTTCCAGTTAACGTTATAGTCGGACACCACTTCAGCAACATGTTTGAAGAAAGGTAG